The Megalobrama amblycephala isolate DHTTF-2021 linkage group LG20, ASM1881202v1, whole genome shotgun sequence genome includes a window with the following:
- the six3b gene encoding homeobox protein SIX3b — MVFRSPLELYPSHLFLPNFADRPLLLAGSIPRARSPEDLPMFQLPTLNFSAEQVASVCETLEETGDIERLGRFLWSLPVAPGACDAINKHESIQRARAVVAYHTGSFRELYHILENHKFTKDSHGKLQAMWLEAHYQEAEKLRGRPLGPVDKYRVRKKFPLPRTIWDGEQKTHCFKERTRGLLREWYLQDPYPNPSKKRELAQATGLTPTQVGNWFKNRRQRDRAAAAKNRLQHHGLGQSGLRSMSESGCTPHSSAESPCAAASPTTSVSSMNERGDGGTILSVTDSDSDFDV, encoded by the exons ATGGTGTTCAGGTCTCCTTTAGAGCTTTATCCCTCACATCTTTTCCTGCCCAATTTCGCGGATCGCCCTCTGCTTCTAGCGGGCAGCATTCCCAGAGCGAGGTCCCCGGAGGACTTACCGATGTTTCAACTGCCCACCCTAAACTTCTCTGCGGAACAGGTGGCCAGCGTGTGCGAGACGCTGGAGGAAACCGGGGACATCGAGAGGCTCGGACGTTTCCTTTGGTCCTTGCCCGTGGCACCCGGAGCCTGCGATGCCATCAACAAGCACGAGTCCATCCAGCGAGCCCGAGCGGTGGTCGCGTATCACACTGGAAGCTTCCGCGAATTGTACCACATCCTGGAAAACCACAAGTTCACCAAAGACTCTCATGGAAAGCTGCAAGCGATGTGGCTCGAGGCGCACTACCAAGAGGCAGAGAAGCTGCGCGGTCGTCCCCTCGGACCCGTTGATAAATACCGAGTCCGCAAGAAGTTCCCCTTGCCACGGACCATCTGGGATGGCGAACAGAAGACACACTGTTTCAAGGAACGGACTCGCGGCTTGTTGAGGGAGTGGTACCTTCAGGATCCTTACCCCAATCCGAGCAAGAAAAGGGAACTGGCACAAGCCACTGGACTGACTCCCACTCAAGTGGGCAATTGGTTTAAAAATCGGAGGCAAAGAGACAGGGCGGCAGCTGCCAAAAACAG GCTTCAACATCACGGACTGGGTCAAAGCGGCCTGCGCTCCATGTCAGAGTCCGGGTGCACACCGCACAGCTCGGCCGAATCCCCGTGCGCGGCCGCCAGTCCCACTACCAGCGTCTCCAGTATGAATGAACGAGGCGACGGCGGGACCATCCTCTCAGTTACAGACAGTGACTCTGATTTCGATGTATGA
- the six2b gene encoding homeobox protein SIX2b yields the protein MSMPPTFGFTQEQVACVCEVLQQGGSIERLGRFLWSLPACEHLHKNESVLKAKAVVAFHRGNFRELYKVLESHQFSPHNHPKLQQLWLKAHYIEAEKLRGRPLGAVGKYRVRRKFPLPRTIWDGEETSYCFKEKSRCVLKEWYTHNPYPSPREKRELAEATGLTTTQVSNWFKNRRQRDRAAEAKERENDGANPSGHNPLTSHVNENKSLCESSEDDKSPAATPDHTSMSPAILMPSSSGLPPLHSFAPPPGPSASIIPVSGSDSQGHHHFSMHDGLLNPMTASLVELGS from the exons ATGTCTATGCCACCAACTTTTGGATTTACCCAAGAGCAGGTTGCCTGCGTTTGCGAGGTCCTTCAGCAAGGTGGGAGTATCGAACGTCTCGGACGCTTTCTGTGGTCCTTACCTGCTTGTGAGCACCTCCACAAAAACGAGAGCGTATTGAAAGCGAAAGCCGTGGTTGCTTTCCACCGGGGCAACTTCAGGGAGCTCTACAAAGTATTAGAGAGCCACCAGTTTTCTCCGCACAACCACCCTAAACTGCAACAGCTCTGGCTGAAAGCGCACTACATCGAAGCGGAGAAATTGCGCGGTCGTCCTCTGGGCGCAGTGGGAAAGTACCGCGTGCGCAGAAAGTTCCCGCTGCCTCGAACCATTTGGGATGGAGAGGAGACCAGCTACTGTTTTAAAGAGAAGAGCCGGTGTGTGCTTAAAGAGTGGTACACTCACAACCCGTATCCTTCCccgagagagaagagagaactGGCCGAGGCCACGGGCCTCACCACGACGCAGGTCAGCAACTGGTTCAAAAACAGAAGGCAGAGGGATCGTGCCGCAGAAGCAAAGGAAAG GGAAAACGATGGAGCAAATCCAAGCGGCCACAACCCACTGACCTCTCACGTGAACGAAAACAAATCTCTATGTGAAAGTTCGGAGGATGATAAATCTCCCGCGGCGACTCCGGATCACACCTCCATGAGCCCGGCCATCCTCATGCCCTCCAGTTCAGGTCTGCCACCCCTGCACAGCTTTGCGCCTCCGCCCGGCCCCAGCGCCTCCATCATCCCCGTCAGCGGCTCAGACTCTCAGGGCCACCACCACTTCTCCATGCACGACGGCCTCCTCAACCCCATGACGGCCAGCCTGGTGGAACTTGGATCATAA